In Granulicella mallensis MP5ACTX8, the sequence ACCGGTCTCCATGTCTACCAGATCCACTTGCTTGTCCATCGCCCTGTTGGTAAGAAAGGCGAGCCTGTGGTGTGGAAGCCTGAAACTTTTGTCGTAAATGCAAAGATCAACGTCACGGCCGGCACTATCGCCAATGGCTTCACTGGGTATGGGCCTGGAGTGCTTCCGCTCGTACCGCAACTAACAGCAGCATAAGTGATGGCAACAAAGGAGACTAAATATGATCAACGTGAAATCCATCATTGATGTTGTCGGCGCACTCGACGATAACACGCTTGCAGGGAATTGCTACCTGTACGATGACAACCGCCGCGGAGGCTCCCTGAATCAGGGAACTCACAAACTGGCAACAGCAGTTAAAAAGGGTGACCAGATCATTTGGACGGTCACACCGATGGAATGCGAAGCCTATGCGGACATTACAGCGATCAATGTTCCCCAGGATATCTGTGAAGTAAAGCGCTACACCTATGACGGCACCGCAATCGTCTATTGGCTCGGAACTGTGAAAGAGTCCGTGGATGATCTGCCTTATTCCATCACTCTCAATGTAGGTTCTCACTCGTTCAGCATGACCTGTGATCACGGATCGAGACTCATTAAAGGAAACGCCTAAATGACCACTACAGCGGAACAGATACAGGAGAAACCAGTCATGGCGCCGAATGATAAAAATTTGGATAACCCACTGCCTGGTCAATTCAATTCGACCCAGCTCAATGTTGTTACAACCCTTGATGTCGCTAATACTGTTGCGTCGAAGTCGATCGACGGGCGTGCGTTCCTGATGGATAACAGCCCCCACAGTAAGGGCAAGGGAACGCCCCAGCTGCAGACCATCTGCAAGCAAGGACAGGTGCTGAACTGGCTTATCTATTGCCTGGATATGGACCAGCGTGCAGATAAAACCTGGCCTCCGATGGCCCGCATCGTCAACATCGTCTTCCTGGACGAAGGTGGCGAAGAGGTCCTCGGGACGCAGGTCTGCTCTGATTTGAAGATCTACGGAGGTCCTGACGAAATCCGTAGCCCTTACACGCCCTCCTACTACTACTGGGCGGGAATGGTTCGTCCAGACGTGACGCCGGGAATTTACAAGTATCGGTTGGTCTATGAGCTCGACGCTGACGGTGGTGGAATGAAGCATTATTTCCAGCTCTCAGAGGCATCGCTGCGGGTACTGCCGTACGACTTTGTGCCCCAGCATCCCCATAAAGACTAGCTGTGATCGCCTGGATCTATAGCATCCTGAACATGGGCCATGTGTCAGCTTTTGATTGTTAGTATCGCTTGATCTTTTGTAATTCGAGAGAGTTGCCGCCAAGGGGTGTGGAGAGGTGGAAAACGCATAGCGGTTTCCATTTCTCCACACCCTTTGTCTGTTTAAGTCAGCCAGGTTTTGTGGGTGGTCTGTATCCCAACGGGGAGTACGGTCTGACGATGTTGTAGGGAGCAGATCTTATAGCCGATTTTCCGGAGACAATGAATTGCGAGATTGTATGGAATTGCTGTTGATTTTTGCAGGTTCGTATCCGCAGATGAAGATACAGCGTTTGTCATTGGCGTGATGTAGCTTTGCACAACAGGGGGCGGCTCCCCCGCGAACTCGTAAGAAGAGCTTAGCCCCGGCCAACATTCCTAGCGTAGGGGCGATGAAGTAGATCCAAAGCGCGTGCCAGTAGCTGATATAGGATGCGGACCCAAACGTTCGCGCGGGGTTCATGCTCATTCCTGACAACGGTGTTTCGAAGGTTATGTACGTTGCGTACAGTACTCCGACAAAATAAGGGGTAAATTGTGCCAGTGATTTGTGATTGGATACGAACAGGATCGTGCTCATCAGCGTAAACGAGATCATCAATTCTGCAACAAATGCAACCAGATTTCCGTATACGCCCGGCGCAGTTACCGCATAGTGGATAGCATCGTTCTGCACTATACTCCGGAGCACGTAGGCGGCGATCGCGACACCACTCGTCGCGCCAAAGAACTGTGCTGCGCCATAAAACAGTGCATCCCAGAACTTCACCTTTCCCAGCCGATAAAAGGTAAAGGTGATAGCCGGATTGAAATGACCTCCGGACTGCTTGCCCCACGGCGTCATAATAATCGCAGCCAGCGTCGTTCCTACAGCCAATCCCATGAGTGCTCGACGTAGGACCGGGTTGGTAATTGTGTGTCGAACCGGCGAAGCGGGATGCTGGAGCAAAGTTGCAAATATGCAGACAGAGAACATGTATAGGGCTAGTCCGGCAGCCTCCATCAGGTACTCGGGCCAGTGAAGACGTAAGCTGTCGACTGCATTCAATGTGTCATACCGACGGAGTGGTTGCAGGCGGTCCTCTGGTTCCGTGCTGGTGACGGCTTTACTCATTTGCTTTCCATCCCACCCGGCCGGCGATGGTTGCTCTCATGCCCGCGACGCTCCATCGTGAGATGGAGTGGGTCTTGCACCTGGAATGCCAAAGGCAAAACGCCCTCCTTCAGGGGCGAGCGAAGAGATAAGTGCTCTGAACTGCCAGAGATTTCTGCTTAAAGGCTCGGAGAAGGTCGGGGTCTGAGTGACGAAGCCGCGACGGACCGTCAACACTGGCGAATATTGGTCGCCATCCTCGTCGCGGAGGCGGTCTACCGTTCAGCCGTTAAGTCGCCGTCTAACTGGATCGCAGCGTATGCTGGGGATTGCCCGCACGAAGCCTCGCTGACGAAGCGAGTGTTGACGAGTTTCATCGTGCAATCTGACACTATATTGAAATATCAAAATCTCCGCGCAAGTGGCACATTCTTCTGTCATGGAGTCGCGTTGAGAAAGGAGAGCTAATGGAGTCAACGACACAATACCCCGGGCCGGCATTGAACCCAAAGGATGAACTCGGCGAAATGGGCCTTTTTTCCAGTGAATCTGTGCTCAACATTTTAAAGTTGATTCTTGCAGGATCTCCGCTACCCGAGGTGCTCACGATCATTGCTCAGTTGGTCGAATCTCGCGGGGACGGTACCTTGTGCACGATCTGGCTTCCGGACGAGGACGGAAGACATCTTCATTGCGCCGCGGCGCCAGGCCTGCCCGGATTTATCGATGGGACAGGGTCCATGTTGATTGGCCCCCAGGGCGGGTCCTGCGG encodes:
- a CDS encoding MIP/aquaporin family protein, encoding MSKAVTSTEPEDRLQPLRRYDTLNAVDSLRLHWPEYLMEAAGLALYMFSVCIFATLLQHPASPVRHTITNPVLRRALMGLAVGTTLAAIIMTPWGKQSGGHFNPAITFTFYRLGKVKFWDALFYGAAQFFGATSGVAIAAYVLRSIVQNDAIHYAVTAPGVYGNLVAFVAELMISFTLMSTILFVSNHKSLAQFTPYFVGVLYATYITFETPLSGMSMNPARTFGSASYISYWHALWIYFIAPTLGMLAGAKLFLRVRGGAAPCCAKLHHANDKRCIFICGYEPAKINSNSIQSRNSLSPENRL